Proteins encoded together in one Argiope bruennichi chromosome 1, qqArgBrue1.1, whole genome shotgun sequence window:
- the LOC129972674 gene encoding uncharacterized protein LOC129972674 gives MADDQRAKIISLNRKRGSIKSSLTKLNSFIETDDSKDSIVYQTKLDNLLKIKQNLEQIKEEYFVTAEDSELQELEDSVEELEEECERLENDNLEKIMERFWQIETLHENQFSLSEDSIYCEKHFKQTYKRNEEGRYIVEMPIKENPPVLGESKQIARNRLDSLIKRLNKNPQMKKLYSEFIEEYAALGHMERVMEDELPETNYFLPHHGVYREGSTSTPLRVVFNASSPSSNGVSLNDLLCKGDVVEDIFELIIRFRTHKFAFTFDIQKMFRQILVVPHQRDYLRILWFDDSSHQEVTFRLKTVTYGTSYAPHLAVRTIKQLALDEASDFPLASEMVLRDLYMDDGITGAPDIQTAQILQQQLIKMFARAGMSLHKWTSTSQELLNSFPTSNPENTFPIDEQVSKALGMHWKPFEDLFIFTVKYENKSMLTK, from the exons ATGGCTGATGATCAAAGAGCAAAAATCATATCTCTTAACAGAAAGAGAGGTAGTATAAAATCCTCTTTAACAAAGCTGAACTCTTTTATCGAAACGGATGATTCAAAGGATTCAATAGTGTATCAAACTAAACTGGATAATCTTCTCAAGATTAAACAAAACCTAGAACAGATTAAAGAAGAGTACTTCGTTACAGCCGAGGATTCCGAATTACAAGAATTGGAAGATTCGGTAGAAGAATTAGAAGAGGAGTGCGAAAGACTAGAG aatgataatttagaaaaaataatggaacGATTTTGGCAAATCGAAACATtacatgaaaatcaattttctttaagtgAAGATTCAATTTATTGTGAGAAACATTTCAAGCAAACATACAAACGCAATGAGGAAGGTAGATATATTGTGGAAATGCCAATAAAGGAGAATCCCCCTGTGTTAGGTGAATCAAAACAAATAGCGCGAAATCGTCTAGACAGTTTAATTAAAAGGCTAAACAAAAACCCGCAAATGAAAAAGCTCTATTCTGAATTCATTGAGGAATATGCAGCTCTTGGTCACATGGAAAGAGTAATGGAAGATGAATTAccagaaactaattattttttacctcATCATGGAGTCTACCGGGAAGGATCTACAAGCACCCCTCTAAGAGTAGTCTTCAATGCTAGCTCCCCTAGCTCTAATGgagtttcattaaatgatttattgtgTAAAGGTGATGTTGTTGaggacatttttgaattaataataaggTTCAGGACACACAAGTTTGCCTTTACATTTGACATTCAAAAGATGTTTCGTCAGATTTTAGTTGTGCCACATCAAAGAGACTATTTACGAATTTTATGGTTTGATGACAGTTCCCATCAAGAAGTAACATTTAGATTAAAAACTGTGACATATGGCACTTCATATGCACCTCATCTTGCCGTACGCACCATTAAACAATTAGCTTTAGATGAAGCGTCGGACTTTCCGTTAGCATCGGAAATGGTTTTACGCGACCTTTATATGGATGATGGGATTACAGGCGCCCCGGATATCCAAACTGCTCAAATTCTACAACAACAGCTGATAAAAATGTTCGCAAGAGCAGGAATGTCCTTACATAAGTGGACTTCAACCTCACAAgaacttttaaatagttttccaaCTTCTAATCCTGAAAACACTTTTCCCATAGATGAGCAGGTCTCAAAGGCTCTTGGCATGCATTGGAAGCCTTTCGAGGATTTATTCATATTCACAGtcaagtatgaaaataaatctatgcTCACGAAATGA